In Ursus arctos isolate Adak ecotype North America unplaced genomic scaffold, UrsArc2.0 scaffold_10, whole genome shotgun sequence, the DNA window tattcagggTTCTGAACAAGGTTCAACCAGTCAAGAACAGGCCTTATCTGCTCAGCACGCTGCTGTTATTAACCTTGCTGGAGTAGGAAGTTTTATGCAGTCACAGGCAGCTGGTTGGTATCTTTATACCTTCATATGTTGAATTTACTAAAAATAACTGATCACATAGGGATctcaatattttaattatttcttttccttctcttacaaGCAGTATCTGAGGACAAAATATGGTTCTATTTAATGCATGAACTATTTATTGATGGCCCTCTGAGGTGTTTTTGTTAATTTGACAGttgattaaaaatgtttttacccACATATATTAATAGCAGTTGGGTTTTTCTCACATTACAGTTCGTAAAATTTTATACAATTATCCAGCTTACTAGGAAGCTACCAAAGCTGTTAAATCCTCAGTTCTCCTGGGTTATTGAGACTGCATTTTTGTTGATTGCATAATCTTTGGTCTCATTCTGGTAGCTTGCAATTGCATGAATCAAGACTTAATGGTCAGCATAACTTTTATAAGCCACTTttatcatttggaaaaaaaaagattatactaAATGACTTCTCACCACTTCCAGCAGTAAATGGTGAACCAAAGATTTACCTTTAACTAAGATACCTTGTCACTTAAAGACAGTAATTATAACATTACATTTAATTAAAGTCACTAAATCACTAAGTGTGTAAGTAAGCTATGATAGAGTTTGAGGATTGGGTGAACAAACATGTCAACATTTTGAATTATCACTGGGCTTACTGTCATATCTCTACAACTCCTAGTGTCTGAATTTAGAATAAGCAAGGTCTCACATAATGCCCTATTTAGAGCTCATGAATTTCCAAATGGAAATTTGTGATCATAAACCTTTACCACCCAAGTTATGAATCTCCTAAAATGGCTGTTGTATGTTTTAGTGGAAAGAATTCTAGGCTGAAAAATCATGAGAATGTTTCTAGCTTTGGACCTGTCAATAATTAGAGTGAGTCACTCAGACCATCATGGCCTGtaattttttcatctgtacaTTGAGAGGGTTAAATTGATTACTCAGGCCCCCCTCAGCTtgaaaggaaatagaattttGCAGTCTCCATTCACCACCATTGTTGGCTAGTAGTGTAGTCTGAAACTCATTGCAGCATCTTTTGTTTAAAGCACTTATCCACCAGTTTGTCATTATGGTAGATTGGACTTCACCCACTCCCTTTCTACTTCATTGATTCGATTTAAAACAACAtactgtattttccatttctgcaagaaagccctctcaaaaaaataacaCTAGCATCAAATTTCATTGTGGTGCAAGAAAAGGGATATGGTGCTTTGGCACACGGGCACTCCCTTCCCTTTCATATCCAGAAGGTTCTATAATCAGTGGTACCCTCAACTAACAGGAGACTGTACTAAATTTATTCTGAAATGTCTCTGATTTGATACTTAAGATTAATCATACTGATaacttttctattatttcattttctgtgttgTCCTTTTCTAACCCTGGTAGCCTTCAAACTTTTTGACTGGCCtgctttccccttctcctctctgtaGTGTTGTCTCAGCTTGGCTCTGCCGAGAACAGACCTGAGCAAAGCCTTCCTCAGCAGAGATTCCAGCTCTCCTCTGCCTttcaacagcagcagcaacagatACAAGTAATCCAGCAACTTCACtctgattacatttttaaagatactcTGCTCCAAAAGTACTTCAACATACTTTACTCTAGTTTTATTTTACTGTCTTTTAAGACTATACAGTAGTAGGTAAATAATTTAGCAAATTTTACTTAAAAGTCTGACATTTTAGCCAGTCAACTTGGAGCACTGAACATCTAGTACATTTAAGCCATACTCttcctaatttaaaatttttcatgaagTGCTGGTGGCACATTAACATACATTTTGTAGTTTCCAGTATTTTTTGAAACAGACAGTTGTTAGTGCCAATGGTTAACTTTTTGATATTGTACTGCAGAAAAAGGCAAGTATACCAGTGTTCCTATTAGTAAATGTCATAcctgttttagaaaaatgttattcCATGATTGTAGGAAGTCCCCATATTATAGTTGACTATCTTTGATATGCAGGGTGGTTTTATATTGCTATAAACTATCATACAACAAAATAGTAACTGAAGTTGCTGAGTTACTACAATATAGACTGGCAGGGCAAAGTAACAGAAATACTTTTGAAGTTTACCAAGAACCCATTTTTAAAGCCCTCAGCAGGCTTCTGTGCCACTGGTGCTGTTTGACTGTGCATTGTCTCAGTGTGGTATAGTCCCTTTTTGTTATCTTGGTGCTTTCtccctttcagttttgttgttttcatctCTCAGGAAAAGCACCTTTCCATACCTGCCTACATTTAACATAACTtgacttttctttcccctcccttttgCAGCAGTTGCGATTCTTGCAGCATCAAATGGCtatggcagcagcagcagcacaaaCAGCTCAGCTACATCGGCATCGGCATACAGGCAGCCAgtcaaaaagtaaaatgaagagaGGCACGCCAACCACTCCAAAAttctgagtcttgcttttttttttttcttttttaaaaccataagaGCATTGAATCAAAGGATTTTGAGTTTCtacttcatttttggttttgtttttttaaatgtgtcagTATTTTACATTGCTAGATGTACAAACTTTATACAGAAGCACAACCctatgatttttaattaaaaacaggaaaatggttTAACGAACCATTAGGGTTGGTTTGCCTAagtcattgctttttaaaaatggtttcactGTACATACTACATATGGAAGTGACCTAAGAAATACTAGAAACATCTTTCTGAAGAATGTAGtttgatatttatttagtatAAAAGGTTTGTGCACAGTGTAACAAATACAGTTTTTACAAATCCGTTTTGAAAATGTGGTGGTGGTTTATTTGGATTTCATACTCTTAATTACTTCATCCATTagtttttttacttctttgtgtcTGGTAACTGCTCGGCTCATACAGTCCTGAAGTTTAGCTCCAGTCAGCCCACTTCCACCTGAAAAATTAGTGTGACAACACTGTTAGTGTCTATTAttttacttgttaaaaaaaaaaaatcaagttataaGACAAAAAACTCAATAATGTAAGCCAGTAAGACTGTTTCAAGAGTTGCAAATTGTTTTTGTGTAACAAGCCCtgcaagtgattctgatgcataccGTAAGTTCAAGAACCACTGGCAGACAATATAGAGAAGTAGGGAATTTGAGATAACAAAGAAACTGCAGTGAACAGTAAAACCTCTCACATTCCATTTGGCCTTCCCTAATACAAAGAAGCTCacattgagtttttattttacatgtttagggttgaaatggaaagaacatgCCTGGTTTGTGAAGGCAGCATAGCTTGCCTTCCTCATCCATTACTACTGTTAAGGTTCCAGTTGCCAGATGTTCCTCCTCTCCAGTAGGGTCAACTATGAGCAGAGTGCtgtttaaaatacaagaaaaatataaattatcaatCCATGGAACAAATTTtatatacaaaagataaaattacttCTAGCCTTTTAGCTTAGATATTGACGTCAGATTTAAGCAATAGAATAGAACTGGTGGGAAACCAGAAAAGTTAATAGCAACCTAACATTCTACTACTTAAGGAATTTTTACCTTTcaatttatgaatatattaaagTCCTTGGCAAATACAGAAGATAGCCTAAGGTAAATGTTCTGTGAAATagttaagaaaattaagattaCACAGGaataagaaaaccaagaaacCGGGAGAACACAAAACTCATCATCCAGATCAGCATGGTTTTGAAAGTACAAGGCTAAGCTAATAATAATTCTGCAGGGACAACAGCTATAAACCTAGGTGTCCAGGGCAAACTAGGATGTATGGTCACCATGGGCATTTTCCTGAAAAGTTAGAAAGCTGAGTAACAATCCATTACCTTAACTACATAATTTTTTTATGCATCTGATTAACTTACTCATCAAATACAGCAAAGGAAGTTGCAACTGGATGAGTTCTAATATTcaaataacttttcttctttaaattaacTTCTGCTaaaccagtttcttcatttatagtAACTTCTGGCAGCTGTACTAGAAAGAGAAATATGTGAAGTAAGTCACTCTAACAAATACAGGTTTCtatgctttattcatttttccctctttaaattgtttaggagtatttttttaaattaggataaTTAAGGTAAATTTAGTGGATATAAACATAGTTTTTCTTTAGAAACTCATGAATGATCAATCactaaatattaacaaaaatctttaaaaagttaatgataaatcttaacagaatattttttttttttttaagattttatttatttatttgacagagagacagccagccagagagggagcacaagcagggggagtgggagaggaagaagcaggctcccagctgaggaacctgatgcgggactcgatcccagaacgccaggatcacgccctgagccaaaggcagacacttaacgactgagccacccaggcgccccttaacagaATATTCTGACACTAAGAAGAAATAGTGCCTTTTATTAAAGTTGCTTACCATTTTTTAAAGCTGCTAATAAAGCAAATGTACAGGCATCCAAGATGTTCCCATCATAGTCGAGGCAAATGATATCACAGTACAGAACCCAAGAAAGCTAAAACAAAGTTTACACAAAGTGTAAATTGAAGTCTTCTGGTGGGTAGAACATGGTATTTGTTTTAACTTACAAACCACAGAATCCTTGGTTAGACAAGCATGACAACTTTCAAggctcaaaaattaaaaaaaaaaaaaaaaaaaaaactctacaaagTATATAACCAACAAAGTAGACaggtttggtttaaaaaaaaaaaaacaagtggctTTTACTACCAAGCTGACAAATAACATCGAGATTTCCATTGAGAGCAACAGATGTAGAAAGAATTTCCATTCTTGCTGCTAAGTTAGCAGATGAAAGAAATGCTTCTAGAAGTCCTAAATGAAGTCCAAAATGTACTTTCCCACAGAAACCTTAATATATGAAATGGCTAGGCTTTACAGTGCTAATAAATCTGTATATAATCAACTAGGAAAAGCCTCTAGGTCCTAGTCAACTTAGTTCTAAATTTTAGACTTGAAATTAAAGACTTGAAATGTATAGTGTGGATTTACCCTAAATACCTCAGCTGATCAGATACTAATCTATATGGAATAAACAactgactgaattatttgttgcaaaagggaaaaaagtaaagtcaGCTTAGAAAGTAGCTCCCAATTAGGTAATAAATTACTCaagcaagacttttttttatgaACTGTACATGGTTTATTTAGATAGTTACGGAGTAAGCTGGatcttttttaaactaaattccATCTTAAGACATTCATATTTAAGGccactgttttattattttgatttcccTGTTCTCTTCCCCAAAAAAACAATTCATAATAAAACCTCATAGCTTCTTTATTTATCTTACCTTTCCTGGAGAAATGCATAAGTCCTCTTTCTGAATTATCTGTGAACTTGATTTAATAATAAAGCACAATAAATTAAAGGTCAAAAACTATCTGAAAATGAATCATAGATGTTATCAGGATGATCTTACTTTTCAATGACATCTGCAATGAACTGGCTAGCCACTTGGGCCTCTTCTCCAGGAGGTCCAGACCGAAATCTCGATGAACACAGAGGTGGTAGATCCACATTAGGAACTGAAAGAAACACTCTGCAGCTATGAACTAAACTTCACCTCTGGTTTATGGAAGTGTTAAAGGTATTCTCAATCCACTGCAAAGGTGACTGTAGCCATAGATAGGATTTGCCAAGTGGAAAGCATTGTAACACAtcaactcattcttttttttttttggtctttgtaaTACCCTCAGGCTTAGATAAAAtctatttccaactttttttcttcacacaaataccaaaaatataaaaagcatctATTAAGGAAGGCCTCAATCAtaaattcttcagaaaaatatttcttctaaaatacCTCAATCTCTAACAGCAGACAgcctctgtttttaaaatgttggtacctaccataaagaaaagaatgtcCAAGGCAAGAAGAAAATTGCACAGTGGTATAAATGAAGAATACTTACAGAAATATATAAGTGTGCAATTACAACCCTTTcctaagagattttattttcttggatgATGACATCTGAATGTATAAACAACTGATCAAAGctgaatatttgagaaaattctCTATCTTGCTATTAGGCTATCTTCTAACAACTAAACTTTTCAGGAATCTCTgcttcatttatatatttttgaatctaCATTTTCTTCAACTTAACTACTAGGACTGACCTACAATATTATCCTTGAATGTATTAAAGTATCTGTATTAAAATTACAAGCCATTTAACTTACCAACATATCCTTTATCAGGGGTATCTGTTGGTGGTGCTGCAAATTCCTAAAGAAGCAAACAAATATTTCCTATAAAAGAAGCTACTCAATAACTGGAAGACAGCTTAGTACTCAGTTACAGAAATCTTCAGCAAAAACCATCTTAGCCAGTTAACTACATCAAGAGCATCTACTATGCTTATTAGGGAGTCCTATCAGGCTATAAGGACATGGCACAAATCCTCTTATTAGGTCTGCAAGGTAAAAAGGCAGCTTAGTTGCCTACATTCTAGTGCTACTAACCAAAATTACATggggctctttaaaaaaaaaaattaattggttttcttcctctcatttagTAGCAAAGAATCTGAATTTAAACCTAAGGTGATCCTTACACAGCCAGATTTACAAAGTGATAAAATGGTTAAGAGCAAAAGCCTGAGACTCACTGACCTGGTTCAAATGTCAGACCCACACTTTTTGGCTTAGGGACTTTAGTCAAATCATATTACCTCTTACCATtcaacttcctcatctgcaaaatgagaagtTAATATTACCTACTTTTAGGGATTCTCAATGAGGGTCAAATGAACACGTCCCCAGCATAAAAGCTGGCAAcatggggtggctcagttgttaagtgtttgccttcggctcaggttgtgatcccagtgtcctgggatggagccccgcatcggtgggaagcctgctgctccctcctcccactccccctgcttgtgttccctctttcactctctgtcaaatgaataaaatcttaaaaaaaaaaaaaaaaagctgacaacAATTAAGTACTCAGATCATATTGTTAGATATTACCCCAGCTTTATCACCCTGAGGAAGAATCTGAACTTAAGTAATTCACAGTGCAACATAATGGAAAAGGCACAAACTTTGGAGTCAAAGTTATATCTAAGTTCTAGTTATGttcctgggcaagttactgaacctcatgtaaaacagaagacagaattacatTTCAAATGATTGTTCTCATGATTAAACTGGTAATTCTGTAATAAAGCACCTAAATTTAAGGTGTCTGTAACATAAAAGGTACTCAGTAACAGTGGCTCTTATTCCCTCTAGCTTTTCTTTGGAGCAGTCTCAATTTTCTACATTATTTGCACAGATTAAATGCCATCACTGCATAAAAAGATGTCACCAAAAATCTTCTCAATAACAACCAAATTCTTAAAAACCTAAAGGTactgaggatttttaaaattggtttcaTTTCAGACCATTTGATGCATGTTCGTAAATTCAGAGTCACTGGAGTTGGGTCATTTTTAATCTACTTTGAGTATTACCTACTCAAAGGTGAAAGCTCGTAGGAAATGTAAAATACTAAAGAACTGACACCTGACTGCCTAATCAACAGAAATATAGGTGTAAATTACAATCTAATAAGAACATGAAGCTAATTTGGTAATTCAAATCTCAGTAAGACATATATTAAACCTACCGCCTTAATTCCACAAATTACTGTAGTATTTCCCAGCTTCACTAAAGCAGAACCATCGGCAGTACTAATTGAACCTGAAAAGATAATAAAGTCCATGAAAAGTTTTCATTGTCTACATATAATTTTAATCTTGCTATATATCTAAGTTGCTTATAAAAATTTATTCCTAActcaagtttttttaaatgatgtaactattttaaaattagtgttttaGGAATTATTCACCTGTTCTTGAATTTGAGTTAATCATTTTCATTCTGTCACAGAACTGTTCTACAGATAAAAAACTCTTGACAAAAAAATCATTGGATTCCCTTAGATATGGTAGAATTTGGctcaaatattgtttaaatggcTCATGCTAAAACTCAAAACTATCATACATACAGGTTACACTAGAAAATTCCATGTTTGCAACAGAAAGTTTAGTAAGTGTAAGATATAAGAACTATGTCTTCGAtgttttgaaggaagaaaggggggaaaCACTTCACAGatacttcaaaatttaaaaagaacaacataacaattgaaataatagttttaaaaacatcacaaataaaaattcttatataaacaaacaagaaaaagtcTGAAGCACCTTCAACATTCTAATTAGAACTCAAAATATCCTCACCTATGTTGACAGTTGTGGTTCTGAATTCACCAAGTTCTCTTCCATCAGGACGGCagttctctttctaaataaataaatttacataaaagtaaattaacatctacatttatattttacacaCACCAGGGAAAACACATTAAACCTcgttaatttatataatttgaaaagaagCACATGATACTGTTATCAAAAGGTACAACCTTTACTTACCAAAAATCTTCTGTAATACTCCAGAGGTTCCACAGTTCTGAAACATGTTGAAAATATATCTGAGGTAAGTTAATGAATCTTAACATAAATCCAGAAACTGGCAAAGATCTTAGGAGTGTGATGATGCAGCATAAATCTCCCCAATTTGTAATTAAGTTTCTTTCATGAATTCTGATGTTTATGTTGCCATATATAACTATTAAAAAGAGGTACTCTTACAGTAGTAATCACACTCAACTACTGTCCTTAACTCTACCTTAAACAACTACAGGTTGAAGCCCAAAGCCTTTGGCCATCTTTAAAGAATTAAGCCagttattaaaataatgtcaCTTTCGTTCTGAAGCAGGGATTCTTAacatgaaaaattacatttttattttcactatcCTGTAACTGAAATTTAGCATATTCTTCATTTATGACTGTAGGCAATAAGCCTTTATTAAATATTAGTACCTGCAACTTTTAACAACTACAGAGATTAAATGTTTTCGTTTTTACTTTATAGTTGTCGAAGCTTATGTGCAGACTCGTAACTTTGGAATTCCAGGAGTTACTAAACTCCCCACTGTAGCTTaagaatgttaatttttaaaagagcacgTATACATCACTCTATCAAGAACTCGGAGTTTACAGAACTAGATAACTGCGTCAGTACAATTGTTTTCCTTTGGAATCTTACgtattttatccatttaaaaacTTGACTCTGAGGACAAAAATCTACAGGCTTCACCAGAGTGGCAGAAAAAAGGCTTAAGTAAAACCTTCCGAAAAAGGCACAATCCTTTAGCACAGGGTGGCATGTGGTTCTGATAcaacacttttaaaaagattacaactGTGTCTCCTGGGGCCGCACATCCACTACACCAAGCCACAAGCGCTTGCCGCGGGTACTGAACTCTGGACACCGTCCCTTCCATCTCCCGTCTCACTGCGGAGAAAAAGCCCCCTTCCCTTTCACTACGACCACCCCCCAGGTCCTTCCGCCCGTCGCCTGCTTCCGAGAGGGAAAGAAATGCGAATCTGGCAGGGTGGCCTCCAGGTGAAAAATATCCCAGCGAAGGGTTAAAGGAAGCCTCCAACCGCCAAGAGTACAAACACACGCCCGCCGGTCGCCAACACTCACTTGAACCCGGCCGCCATCTTCCCGCCCGCGCGCGTGCGCCTGCGCCTGGCGACACCGCGCGTCCGGGCCGTGCGCCTACGCCGCCTCCAAAGTTTCGACAGGGACGCCTGCGCTCTTTTCCCGCTGCTTTGGACGCCGAGGGCTGGGCGCGCCGGGAGGGTGGTTCCTGGTCCACCTTTGTTCCGATGGTCTCTAGCCCAGCACGCTTTTACGCTTCTTTGGCTTAGACGCGTTTTGACGAATCTGCCAATAGAAAAGAGGCGAGTGTGTCTCTTTAGAAACAGTCTGGTAGTTTAAGAGAAAACCGACTTTATTGCCAAGAATTGAGTATTGAGTGTGAAGCATTATTCCAAAGTTTCTACGTCCTTTTCCTGCCTCTGTCATAGGCTGGGCCCCGGGCTTGTTTCCTCCCAAGTAAAGAGCTCCCTGCTCCAGTTACTGGTGAATTACGTAAACTTTCTGTGCGTTCATTATCCTCACCACTTTACACTTTGCAGGTCCCTGAAGCGGGCTCCAAAGGAGCGGCTTGTGTTGTAGGCTGTGTTGTGGCTCAAAACGTCCACCTCCTTCCTAGGTAGGGTTGCCAGACAGAATACAGGACATCAATTAAATTTGAATGTCAGGTAaacaaaggtttgtttttttgtttttttttttgtttggttgtttgttttttgtgttttttttttcctatgagtaTATGCCAAATAGTACATTAGttgttaccaggggctgggggcagcgaAGAATGTTTTAGAAATAGGTAACGGTGATGGATGCAGACaattgtgaatgtaattaatacCACTGTGtcttgtacacttaaaatggttaaaatggcatattttatgtTGTATCACAGTTTTGAAAAACTCGTGTAATATGCCAAAACCTTTTAAGTGGGTGGGTTGTGTGGTGTGCGAATTCTATTTTAACAAGGCCGTCAAAAAAACTTCACTGCTTACCTGAAATTCAATTTAAGGGGACATTCTGTATTTAACTTGCCGATTCTGTCAACCCTACAGAGGAACACAGCGCCGGCCTACCCGCGGAGCCGCGCTCCCAAGAACTGCGTGTTCGTCTCCTTGCCGCGAGGGGCGCTGTGGGCGGCGGGGCCCGGCTGGCGCGGCCCCTCTGCCGGCGGGAGGCGGGGCTGCGCGGCCGCGCTTCCGCGTGTGTGTAGGTGCTGGGTAGGGCAGGCGGCGACCTGGGTATGGAGGATGAGTTCGCTCCTGCTGCAGCTGGCGGTGCTCGGCGTGGCGCTGGCGGCCGCAGCCCTGATACTGGTGAGGAGAGGGTTGGGGGACCGACGCGGGTCTAGGTTCCCTGCTCTCTTGGAGACTCGGCGGCCACGCATCCTCTCCTCTGCATAGCCACTCTTCGACGTGTCCCTTTTCACCACGCTTCCCCCAAGCCTTGACCCCAGGATTTCCTCTCCTAGTATTTCAcaccccctttcttcccttctttatttttattttggagctTTACCTCCCTCTGTGCCCAGACCCTTGTACTTTTGTTCACTGTGGGACCTGCTCACCCAGTCTCCACTCGTCTCTTGGTCCCCCCGATCTCTGTCCACCCGCCCTTTCAGTCCCGACCTCTCAAGACTTCCTCCCGGATCTGCAGCTTATGCAGTTCTGGCTCCACCCGGGAAGGTCTTGAGCCCCCAGGATGTGCGTGCTCCCTAGATTCATCCTTTTCCTGATGTGGTTAAGCAAATAGAAGGTGGTGACAGCATTGACGAGAGCCATGTATTGCAGATCGGAATAGATCAGTGGGGCAAGAAGACCAGTACGGACACTGTAAGACCAAGACACACAGGCCTAGTGTTACCATATGTCTGGGAGTCCTTATAACCCAAAATTAAACACCCTATATTCGCTGCCTCTAAACGAGGCAGTACTAATTTGAATAGAATTCAAATTTGGGTTTTCTTTGCCATTACTTGGAAACAAACATTGTAAACACTTGCTGATCCATTAGTAATAGACAATTTGCCAAGTGAGTTTTCTCACATGTGATTTGGAATAGACTACCATCCAGTTCCTACATGGAGAGGTTTCAGCTTCCTGGACACTCAGATTCGCCCCCTGTATAGCACTGCTAGGAAGGCCATTCTTCCATCTTGCCAGGTTTGCAAACTCAGAGTGTAGAAACAATTTAATAGAGAAAAAGCAGTGTGTCCTGACTTCTTAGGTGATTTGTGTCTGGGTGAGAAaggagtcctctctctctctcccttaatgGTATAGGAAGATTTCAGGTTTTTGAGCAAGTCAGGTTTTTGGTGGGGCAGAATTTTGACAGAATCCTAGACTGAATCTGCTTGGTGAATCTATCTGTTGCACAGAGTTAAATGCGTGCCTTAGGAGGGTGTACTGCGAGTATTTGATCCCACTAGCTTGAAGTGATTATAAGAGCTACCACTTACAGAGGACTTACAATATGCTGGGTGTTGTATTCAGTGTTTAACAGGGGTTATCTCTTGTGATCTTCAAAACAATGCTGACATAAATGTTACCATCATTAGCTTCATCTGATGAGGAGACTGAGATTGGAGAGAAGAGCTTATGTATGAAAATATCACACAGCTTGTGGAacttcatttgtttaaaatgccAGAACAggaaatcattataaaaaaacaaaaagaaaaaaaaaactagtttcaTATATATCCACTTTCCATACATACTCTTCCTCACCCCACCTcctttctgaattattttgaagcaaatccacGACATAACACTTTATCTGTAAACCTTCAACATTTA includes these proteins:
- the EXOSC8 gene encoding exosome complex component RRP43 yields the protein MAAGFKTVEPLEYYRRFLKENCRPDGRELGEFRTTTVNIGSISTADGSALVKLGNTTVICGIKAEFAAPPTDTPDKGYVVPNVDLPPLCSSRFRSGPPGEEAQVASQFIADVIENSQIIQKEDLCISPGKLSWVLYCDIICLDYDGNILDACTFALLAALKNVQLPEVTINEETGLAEVNLKKKSYLNIRTHPVATSFAVFDDTLLIVDPTGEEEHLATGTLTVVMDEEGKLCCLHKPGGSGLTGAKLQDCMSRAVTRHKEVKKLMDEVIKSMKSK